In Fusarium falciforme chromosome 9, complete sequence, the following are encoded in one genomic region:
- a CDS encoding EHN domain-containing protein, which produces MADQAHDDPAGGSGEEIQPYRIRVSSKYLDITRQKLELTRLPHEPRSKDWWEPKPQVETLVDYWQEQYSWPDHEEELNATLPQFRTSFQTSTPPSPVRIHFIHARSPHANAVPLLLIPPFPLTNLSLGHLVRPLSDPEDAGSTQPFHLVIPALPGLGFSDPLPGNAPPISSTVQMLDALMKRLNYPLYIASNAGSASASPAGIDWRLAKHFSHHYSKSCLGFHFIAPPLSAPKLKDSASEWFKWTVARALTSGVLGYSKDDITATVKQKASQVGKENSVSNIGQTGHSNFEPNTPAYALCDSPTGLLLYVLKVLRTLGPKTELTHKDIITLTQLIWLPGPEAALRFWAQSASDFEPVETKKPTLKPKVAITVFTGDEDQNEQQRTLPRPTRTSYACPSWANPEYQVVHMSRASGSVGFLSWDRPEVIVDGVRGLAKAILAKDKRMQAAEQPGATLQNQLEVNGDRAAQADLSGTTVQDPNATPAGASPKPATKKPIEDKNQHLVPPPVSAHGGSPQ; this is translated from the exons ATGGCAGACCAAGCTCATGACGATCCCGCCGGGGGCTCCGGTGAGGAGATCCAGCCTTATCGCATTCGT GTCTCGAGCAAGTATCTCGACATCACCCGTCAGAAGCTCGAGCTTACTCGGCTGCCTCATGAACCCCGCTCAAAGGACTGGTGGGAGCCGAAACCCCAGGTTGAAACATTGGTCGATTACTG GCAGGAACAATATTCGTGGCCGGACCACGAAGAGGAGCTTAACGCGACGCTCCCTCAGTTCAGAACCAGCTTCCAGACATCTACTCCGCCGTCACCTGTCCGGATTCATTTCATTCATGCCCGCTCGCCTCACGCGAATGCGGTCCCTCTTCTCTTGATACCCCCTTTTCCTCTTACCAACCTATCTCTTGGACATCTCGTCCGACCGCTGAGTGACCCTGAAGATGCTGGGTCAACGCAACCCTTTCACCTGGTGATTCCAGCTTTGCCCGGCCTGGGTTTCAGCGACCCCCTCCCAGGCAACGCTCCTCCGATTTCTTCGACAGTGCAGATGCTGGATGCTCTGATGAAGAGACTGAACTATCCTCTCTACATCGCTAGCAACGCTGGTTCCGCCTCGGCTTCTCCCGCTGGGATCGACTGGAGACTAGCTAAGCATTTCTCGCATCACTATTCAAAGTCGTGCCTGGGCTTTCACTTTATTGCGCCCCCGCTCAGCGCTCCCAAGCTTAAGGACTCAGCTAGTGAATGGTTCAAGTGGACAGTCGCCCGTGCTTTGACCTCTGGAGTTCTTGGCTACTCCAAGGACGACATCACGGCGACGGTGAAGCAGAAGGCATCGCAAGTGGGAAAGGAGAATTCTGTCAGCAACATTGGCCAAACAGGCCACAGCAACTTTGAACCCAACACGCCGGCATATGCTCTGTGCGACTCGCCTACCGGTCTCCTGCTCTATGTACTCAAGGTCCTCCGAACACTGGGTCCAAAGACGGAGCTCACTCACAAGGACATCATCACCCTCACACAGCTCATATGGCTTCCTGGTCCTGAAGCTGCGTTGCGATTCTGGGCCCAGAGCGCATCCGATTTTGAGCCCGTGGAGACAAAGAAGCCGACACTGAAGCCAAAGGTTGCGATCACAGTGTTCACGGGTGATGAGGACCAGAATGAGCAGCAAAGGACACTTCCGCGACCTACAAGGACGTCATACGCCTGCCCCAGCTGGGCAAATCCGGAGTATCAGGTCGTACATATGAGCCGGGCATCTGGCTCTGTTGGATTCTTGTCCTGGGACCGACCAGAGGTGATTGTGGATGGGGTCAGAGGCCTAGCGAAGGCGATACTGGCCAAAGACAAGAGAATGCAAGCTGCAGAACAACCAGGGGCGACACTTCAAAACCAGCTTGAAGTCAACGGAGATCGGGCAGCTCAAGCAGACCTCTCTGGGACGACTGTGCAGGACCCGAATGCCACCCCAGCTGGAGCATCTCCCAAGCCTGCAACAAAGAAACCGATTGAGGATAAGAACCAGCACCTCGTTCCTCCACCAGTTTCTGCACATGGAGGAAGCCCTCAATAA